The genomic DNA CGACGACGTGACCTACCGCCAGCTCTACTACCCGGACACCGCCGTCCTGGTCACCCGGTTCATGTCACCCGAGGGCGTCGGCGAGCTGATCGACTGGATGCCGCCCAACACCTCCGGCAGCCCGTCCGACCGGCACACCGTGATCCGGGCGATCCGCGTGGTCCGCGGCACCGTCACGTTCTCCCTGGACTGCCGTCCGCGCTTCGACTACGGCCGGGCGAAGCACGAGCTGCACCTCGACGACCGGTACGCCGCCTTCCACACCCCCGGCATGGCCCTGCACCTGCGCACCACCTTCCCGGTGGAGCGCAGCGGGGACGACGTGGCCGCCACGGTCACGCTCAGCGCCGGCGAGACGGCCGGGGCCGTGCTCACCGTCTGCGCGGCGGACGGCGCCGCGCCGCCCCGGGCGGACGAGGCCGCGATCACCGAGCAGCTCTGGGACGCCGTCAACTTCTGGCAGGACTGGGTCCGCACGGCGAACTACCGCGGCCGCTGGCCCGACATGGTCCGGCGGTCCGCGATCACCCTCAAACTGCTCACCTACCACCCGACGGGTGCGCCGATCGCCGCCGCCACCATGGGCCTGCCCGAGCAGGTCGGCGGCGAGCGCAACTGGGACTACCGCTTCACCTGGGTCCGGGACGCGTCGCTGTCGGTGCGCGCGCTGCTCGACCTCGGTTTCACCGAGGAGGCCGGCGCGTACACCCACTGGCTCAGCGACCGGCTCCACGAACGGCTGGAGATGCCCGGCGAGCGGCTGCAGATCATGTACCGGGTGGACGGCGACCCGCAGCTGACCGAGGAGGTCCTGGAGCACTTCGAGGGGTACCGCGGCTCCTACCCCGTGCGCGCGGGCAACGCCGCGATGGACCAACTGCAGCTGGACATCTACGGCGAGGCGCTCTACGCGCTCGCCGAGGGGCGCGAGATCGGCGTCCAGGCCGGCTACCGCGGCTGGCAGGCGACCGCACGGATGCTCGACTGGCTCACCGACAACTGGGACCGTCCCGACGAGGGCATCTGGGAGACCCGCGGCGGCCGCAAGGACTTCACCTACAGCCGGGTGATGACCTGGGTCGCCTTCGACCGGGGCATCAAGCTGGCCGAGCACTTCAGCCGCCCCGCCGACATCGCGCGCTGGCGCGACACCCGCAACGCGATCCTGGACCAGATCATGACCCGGGGCTGGAGCGAGAAGGAGCAGGCCCTCGTCCAGCACTACGACGGCGACGTCCTGGACGCCTCCCTGCTGCTGATCCCGCGCGTGGGCCTGCTCGCACCGCGCGACCCGGCCTGGCTGTCCACCCTCGACGCGATGGACCGCAAGCTCGTCTCCGACAGCCTGGTCTACCGCTACGACCCCGCCGCCTCGCCCGACGGACTGCGCGGCTCGGAGGGCACCTTCAGCCTCTGCACCTTCCTGCACGTCGACGCGCTCGCCCGCGCCGGGCGCCTGCGGCAGGCCCGCTACGCCTTCGAGAAGATGCTCACCTACGCCAACCACGTCGGCCTGTTCGCCGAGGAGATCGGCCCGTCCGGCGAGCAACTCGGCAACTTCCCGCAGGCGTTCACCCACCTCTCGCTGATCATGGCGGCCAACACCCTGGACGCGGCGCTGGACGGGAAGCGGGGCTCCTGAGTGGCGGTCGACCCGACGGCCGCACCGGTCACCGCCGCCGAGTTCCGCGCGCTGTACCGGCGGCTGCGCCGCGACCGGCCGGACGGCGCCCTCGCCGAGCTCACCCCGCAGCGCGTGGCGGCCGCCGCCCGTGAGGTGCGGGCGGGGCTGCGGGTCTCGCTGGCGGCGCCGGTGGAGACCGGCGAGGGACCGGACAATCCCGAGCCGGCCGTCCACCGGATGACCGGAGCGGTGGCCGGCCACCTGCCCGACGAGGGACTGGACTTCGCCCGGGACCGGATCGCCATGAACGTGCACGGCGACGCCGACAGCCACCTGGACGCGCTGTGCCACGTGGTCTACGACGGAACGCTGTACGGCGGCGTCGACGCGGACACCCTCACCCCCCACGGGGCCGACGCCCTCTCGGTGGACCTGCTCCGGGACGGGATCGTCGGCCGGGGCGTCCTGCTGGACGTCCCGCGGCTGCGCGGGGTGCCCTGGCTGGAACCCGGCGACCAGGTGGGGGCCGAGGAACTGGCCGCGGCGGAGGCCGCCCAAGGGGTCCGGGTCGGCCCGGGCGACCTGCTGTTCGTCCGGGTCGGCCACCGCCGCCGCAGGGCCGAACAGGGCCCCTGGGACGCTTCGGCGGCCCGTGCCGGGCTCCACCCCCGCGCGATGGAGTTCCTCGCCGAACGGCGGGTGGTGGCCCTGGGCAGCGACGGCAACAACGACGCCGCACCGTCCCGGACCGAGGGCGTGGACTACCCCGTCCACGTGCTCGCCGTGCACGCGATGGGCGTCCACCTGCTCGACTACCTGCAGTTCGAGGACCTCGTGCCGCTGTGCGGACGGGAGCGGCGCTGGTCCTTCCTGTGCGTGGTCGCGCCGCTGCGGCTGCTGCGGGCCACCGGCTCGCCGGTGAACCCGATCGCGATCCTCTGACAGGTCATCACTCCTGGTTCGCCGTCGGGTCCACCACGTTGGCCAGTGGCTCGCCGGAGGCGTACCGGGCCAGCTGGGCCCGGACGAGGGCCAGCGCGCGCGGGCGGAAGGCCGAGGTGGTCGCGGCCACGTGCGGGGTGATCAGCGTGTTCGGTGCCGTCCACAGGGCGTGCCCCGGCGGGAGCGGCTCCGGGTCCGTGACGTCCAGCGCCGCTGCCAGGCGCCCGGTCCGCAGTTCCGCGAGCAGCGCCGCGGTGTCCACGACCGCGCCGCGGCCGACGTTCACCAGCACTGCGCCGTCCCCCAGTCGGGCCAGGAACGCGGCGTCGACCAGGCCCCGGGTCCGGTCGGTGAGCGGCAGGGTCAGCACCACCGCGTCGGCGCGCGGCAGCAGCGACGGCAGCTCGTCCAGCCCGTGCACCGGCCCGCGCGGCGCGCTGCGGGCGGTCCGGGCGACCCGCAGGACCTCGCACTCGAACGGGGCGAGCCGGGCCTCCACGGCGCTGCCGATCGCCCCGTAGCCCAGGACCAGGACGGTCCGGTCGGCCAGCGCCGGACGGAACCCCGACGACCACCGCCCCGCCTCCTGGGCCCGGACGAGCCCGGGGATCCCGCGCAGCGCGGCCAGCAGCAGCGTCACCGCGTGCTCGGCCGTACTCGTGTCGTGCACCCCCCGGGCATTGCAGAGCGTGACCCCCGCGGGTACGTGCGGCAGCAGGTTCTCCACCCCCGCGCTCAGGGACTGCACCACCCGCAGGGCCGGCAGTCGACCCAGCAGCGGCAGCGCCGCGCCGGTACGGGTGTACGGGACGACGAGGAACTCGACGTCGCCCAGCACCCCGTCGGCCGGAGCGGGGCCGTCACCGTCCCAGACGAGGGCCCGCCAGCCCTCGGGCAGGCCGCCGAGCTCCGACGGCGGATACGGGAGCATCACCCCGGCCCCGGTGGAACCGCCGGTCGCAGCAGCCATGCGGGGACCTCCCGTGCCCGGCGGTCCGGAGAACCGCCCCCGGTGCGCCCGGCGGCGGCCGGGCCCCCGCTGGACGACAGTGGATACGGCACCCATGGTCCCGCAACCGGCGCAGGGAGGCCCGCGCACCATGGCCAGGAACCGGCTCGGCAACCGCGTGGTGATCGTGACGGGCGTCTCCGCCAGCGGGAAGACGACGGTCGGCCGCCTGCTCGCCGACCGGCTCGACGTGCCGTTCGCCGACGCCGACGACCTCCACCCGGCCGCGAACCGCGCCAAGATGGCCTCCGGACGGCCCCTCGACGACGCCGACCGCCGCCCCTGGCTGGCGGCCGTCGCCGCGTGGATCCGCACCACCGCCGAGCAGGGCGGCGGCGTCATCGCGTGCTCGGCACTGCGGCGCGACTACCGCGACCGGCTGCGGCCGCCGGGCGCCGAGGTGTGGTTCCTCCACCTGTCTCTCGATCCCGCCGTGGCGCTGGAACGGATCACCGCCCGGCACGGGCACTTCATGCCACCTCAGTTGCTCGACTCGCAGTACCGGCTCCTGGAACCGCTCCGGCCCGACGAGCCCGGCGCCACCGTGGACGCCTCCGGCAGCGCGGAGCGGACCGTGGAGACGGCCCTCCGGGCCCTGACAGCGGACTCCCGCGGCCGGGCCGCGCCGAAGGGCCCGGACCGGCCCTGAGGTGCCGCCGGGCCGTGCCGGTTGTAGCTTGCAGAGGACGGCACCTGTCCTGCCGGACGGCGGAGCGGTGATGACACCCCCGCCGCGGCGGTCACCGCGGGGGCGGACACCCGACCCGGGGCAGGCAACGACTCCAGATCGGAACTCTCCGTGGCCGGTGACCAGCACTACGACGTCGTCGTCATCGGCACCGGCGCCGGCGGCGGCACCCTCGCCCATCGGCTGGCGCCGACCGGCAAACGGATCCTCGTCCTCGAACGCGGCGACTACCTGCCCCGCGAACGGGACAACTGGGACTCCACAGCGGTCTTCGTCAAAGGCAAGTACCGCGCCCCCGAGTACTGGTACGACAAGGACGGCAACGCCTTCCCGCCCGAGGTCAACTACTACGTCGGCGGCAACACCAAGTTCTACGGCGCCGCCCTGTTCCGGCTGCGCCCCGAGGACTTCGGCGAACTCCGCCACCACGGCGGCGTCTCACCGGCCTGGCCGATCGACTACCAGGATCTGGAGCCGTACTACACCCAGGCCGAGCAGCTCTACCGGGTGCACGGCCGCCACGGCGAGGACCCGACCGCCGGCCCGGCGAGCGCCGACTACCCCTTCCCACCCGTCGAACACGAGCCGCGCATCCAGCAGCTCAGCGACGACCTGGAGAAGCACGGCCTGCACCCCTTCCACCTGCCGATCGGCGTCAACCTCATCCAGGACGACCAGGGCCGGGCGGTCCACGGCAGTGCCTGCATCCGCTGCGACCGGGTCGACGGCTTCCCGTGCCTGCTCGGTGCCAAGTCCGACGCCCAGGTGATCTGCGTCGACCCGGCCCTGGAGCACGACAACGTCACCATGGTCACCCGGGCGGACGTGCGCCGGCTCGAGACCGACCCCACCGGCCGGAGCGTCACCGGCGTGGTCGCCGAACTCGGGGACGGCAGCACCGCCACCTTCGCCGCGGACGTCGTCGTGGTCGCCTGCGGCGCCGTCAACTCCGCCGTCCTGCTGCTGAGGTCCGCCAACGACAAGCACCCGGGCGGACTGGCCAACAGCTCCGGCACCGTCGGCCGCCACTACATGCGGCACAACAACCTGGCGCTGATGGCGGTGTCGAAGGAGCCGAACCCCACCCTGTTCCAGAAGACGCTCGCCGTGAACGACTGGTACCTCGGCGCCGACGACTGGGACTACCCGCTCGGCGGCATCCAGATGCTCGGCAAGTCCGACGCCGAGCAGATCCACGGCGAGGCCCCGCGCTGGGCCGGCGCCGTCTCGCCCGACATGCCGTTCGAGGTGCTCGCCCACCACGCCGTCGACTTCTGGCTCTGCGGCGAGGACCTGCCCCACCCGGACAACCGGGTGACCCTGGACGCCGACGGCGGCATCCACCTCGCCCTGGACGAGAAGAACAACACCGCCGGGCTCAAGCGGCTGCGCCACAAGCTCCAGGGGATGCTGGGCCAACTCGGCATGCACCCGCACCACTTGCTCTCGCACAGCATCTACCTGCACAAGGGCATGCCGATCGGCGCCACCGCCCACCAGGCGGGCACCGTGCGGTTCGGCACCGACCCGGCCGCGTCCGCCCTCGACGTCAACTGCCGGGCCCACGACGTGGACAACCTCTACGTCGTCGACACCTCCTTCTTCCCGAGCATCGGCGCCGTGAACCCCTCGCTCACCGCCATCGCCAACGCGCTCCGGGTCGGCGACCACATCGCCGACCGGCTGCGCTGACCACCGGATCACCCGCATCACCCGGACCCCACAGGAGAGTTCGCGATGACGACACGACAGATGGACGCGCTGGTGATCTTCGGGGCCACCGGCGACCTCGCCAAGCTGGAGACCTTCCCCGCCCTGGTCGGCCTGGTCGACCGCGGTGTCCTCGACGTACCGATCGTCGGCGTGGCCAAGGCCGGCTGGGACCTGCAGCAGTTCCGCGGCTACGCCGAGGCCTCGCTCACCCTCAACGGCATGGACCCCAAGAGCCCCGCCGCGACCAAGATGCTCGGCCTGCTGCGCTACGTCGACGGTGACCTCGACGACGACGCCACCTACACGGCGATGTCCGAGGCCATGGGCGCCGGCGGGCGGGCCCTGTACTACCTGGAAGTACCGCCGCCGCTCTTCGGCCGGATCGCCCGGGGCATCGCCACCGCCGGCCGGGCGAAGGACGCCCGCATCATGGTCGAGAAGCCCTTCGGCACCGACCTGGCCAGCGCCCGCGAGCTCAACGCCACCATGCACGAGCACTTCCCCGAGGACGCCGTCTACCGCGTCGACCACTGGCTCGGACTCGACCCCGTCGAGAACGTGCTGTTCGCACGCTTCGCCAACTCCGTGATCGAGCCGCTGCTCAACCGCACGCACGTCGAGAGCATCCAGATCACCATGGCCGAGGCGTTCGACGTCTCCGACCGCGGCCGCTTCTACGACCGCACCGGCGCCGTCCGGGACGTGATCCAGAACCACATGCTCCAGGTCCTCGCCACCGTCCTGGCCGACCCGCCCTCCGGACAGGGCCTGAGTGCCTGGCGGGACTCCAAGGCCCTCGCCGTCACCTCGCTGCAACCGCTCGACGCCGACCACATCGTGCGCGGCCAGTACGACGGCTACCTGGACGTGGCCGGCGTCGACCCGAAGTCCACCGTCGAGACCTACGCCGCGATCCGGCTGGCCGCCGATTCCTGGCGCTGGGCCGACGTGCCGATCGTCATCCGCGCCGGGAAGTGCCTGCCGGTGACCGCCACCGAGGTCAGCATCCGCTTCCGCCGCGCCCCGCACGACGTCTTCGGGCTGCGCCCGGTGCCCGCGACCAACATGCTCCGCTTCCGGATCTGGCCCGAGACCCAGGTGGCGTTCACCCTCGCCGGCAAGCAGCCCGGCGGCGGCTGGCAGGCCAAGCACGAGGAACTGGCCTTCAGCGAGATCCCCGGATCGGACATGCGCCCCTACGACCGCCTGATCGGCGCCGCGCTGGACGGCGACCGCTGGCTGTTCGCCCGGCAGGACACGGTCGAGGCAGCCTGGCGCATCGTCGACCCCGTGCTCGGCGACGCCGTCCCGGTGCACCCCTACGCCAGGGGCACCTGGGGGCCCAAGGAGGCCGACGCCCTCCTCGCCGGCGACGACACCTGGTACGACCCGGCCGGCTGAGGCGGCCGGCCGGGCTGCGGCGGGGAGCCGCTCAGGCGGTGGCCGGTGCGACGGGCCCGGCGCCGCCCGGGGCCGCCGGGGTGAGGACGGCCTTCAGGAGGGCGGCGTCGTGGTCGCGGAGCCAGTAGGTGTCCTGGCCGAACTGCAGGGCCGTGCGGTAGCCGAGGCGGGCCTGGGTGGCGTTCTGCTGGTTCCGGCCCGCGTGGAGGACCGGGGTGGGCGGGACGATCGGGTGGATGCCCACGTCCTTGCCGCGGCCGCGCCAGGCGAGGGCCGTCGTGCCGTCGGGGGTGCGCTGGAGCAGCAGGTTGCCGAGGGTCTGGCTGCCGTCGCGCACGCCGAAGGAGAGCGTGCACAGCCGGGTGCCGGCCGCGAGGCGGGCGGCGTCGCCCTCCACCGTCCGGGTCCGGCCCAGGGCGGTGCCGGCGACGAGCTTGGCCGCCCAGCCCCGGTACACGGCCGAGGTCGGCTGGGCGCCCTCGACGCCGGGGTGGAAGGAGTGCGGGAGCAGCGCCTTGATCACTGCCTCCACCAGGAACCAGAGGACGAAGCCCAGCAGGGCGAGGCCGGGGCCGCCGAGCGCCAGCCCGGTGAAGACCAGTGCCAGTGCCAGCGCTGTCGACGCGATCAGGTGCACTGCCAGACGGACGTTCACGTGTGTTCCTCGCGGGGTTTGATCGAATGCGGATCGGTCGCGCAGACTGTAGCGCCCGGGGCCGGACTTGGCCGAACTGCTTGTCGAGAGGCGTTGCCCGCATGGCCAGGAACTCCACCCCACCCGCCGCCCGCGCGCGCGGAGCCCTGCTCCGGCTGACCGGGGTGAGCCGCTCGTACGGCGACCGGGAGGTGCTGCACCCCGTCGACCTCGACCTGGCGGCCGGTGAGTGCGTGGCGCTGCTCGGGCACAACGGCTCCGGGAAGTCGACGCTGCTGCGGGTCGCGGCGGGCCGCGACCTG from Kitasatospora terrestris includes the following:
- a CDS encoding glycoside hydrolase family 15 protein, with the protein product MDRYPPIADHGLVGDLQTVALVSAKGVMDWFAAPRVDSPSIFAALLDHDRGGHFRIGPEADDVTYRQLYYPDTAVLVTRFMSPEGVGELIDWMPPNTSGSPSDRHTVIRAIRVVRGTVTFSLDCRPRFDYGRAKHELHLDDRYAAFHTPGMALHLRTTFPVERSGDDVAATVTLSAGETAGAVLTVCAADGAAPPRADEAAITEQLWDAVNFWQDWVRTANYRGRWPDMVRRSAITLKLLTYHPTGAPIAAATMGLPEQVGGERNWDYRFTWVRDASLSVRALLDLGFTEEAGAYTHWLSDRLHERLEMPGERLQIMYRVDGDPQLTEEVLEHFEGYRGSYPVRAGNAAMDQLQLDIYGEALYALAEGREIGVQAGYRGWQATARMLDWLTDNWDRPDEGIWETRGGRKDFTYSRVMTWVAFDRGIKLAEHFSRPADIARWRDTRNAILDQIMTRGWSEKEQALVQHYDGDVLDASLLLIPRVGLLAPRDPAWLSTLDAMDRKLVSDSLVYRYDPAASPDGLRGSEGTFSLCTFLHVDALARAGRLRQARYAFEKMLTYANHVGLFAEEIGPSGEQLGNFPQAFTHLSLIMAANTLDAALDGKRGS
- a CDS encoding cyclase family protein → MAVDPTAAPVTAAEFRALYRRLRRDRPDGALAELTPQRVAAAAREVRAGLRVSLAAPVETGEGPDNPEPAVHRMTGAVAGHLPDEGLDFARDRIAMNVHGDADSHLDALCHVVYDGTLYGGVDADTLTPHGADALSVDLLRDGIVGRGVLLDVPRLRGVPWLEPGDQVGAEELAAAEAAQGVRVGPGDLLFVRVGHRRRRAEQGPWDASAARAGLHPRAMEFLAERRVVALGSDGNNDAAPSRTEGVDYPVHVLAVHAMGVHLLDYLQFEDLVPLCGRERRWSFLCVVAPLRLLRATGSPVNPIAIL
- a CDS encoding 2-hydroxyacid dehydrogenase — translated: MAAATGGSTGAGVMLPYPPSELGGLPEGWRALVWDGDGPAPADGVLGDVEFLVVPYTRTGAALPLLGRLPALRVVQSLSAGVENLLPHVPAGVTLCNARGVHDTSTAEHAVTLLLAALRGIPGLVRAQEAGRWSSGFRPALADRTVLVLGYGAIGSAVEARLAPFECEVLRVARTARSAPRGPVHGLDELPSLLPRADAVVLTLPLTDRTRGLVDAAFLARLGDGAVLVNVGRGAVVDTAALLAELRTGRLAAALDVTDPEPLPPGHALWTAPNTLITPHVAATTSAFRPRALALVRAQLARYASGEPLANVVDPTANQE
- a CDS encoding gluconokinase, GntK/IdnK-type, with protein sequence MARNRLGNRVVIVTGVSASGKTTVGRLLADRLDVPFADADDLHPAANRAKMASGRPLDDADRRPWLAAVAAWIRTTAEQGGGVIACSALRRDYRDRLRPPGAEVWFLHLSLDPAVALERITARHGHFMPPQLLDSQYRLLEPLRPDEPGATVDASGSAERTVETALRALTADSRGRAAPKGPDRP
- a CDS encoding GMC family oxidoreductase encodes the protein MAGDQHYDVVVIGTGAGGGTLAHRLAPTGKRILVLERGDYLPRERDNWDSTAVFVKGKYRAPEYWYDKDGNAFPPEVNYYVGGNTKFYGAALFRLRPEDFGELRHHGGVSPAWPIDYQDLEPYYTQAEQLYRVHGRHGEDPTAGPASADYPFPPVEHEPRIQQLSDDLEKHGLHPFHLPIGVNLIQDDQGRAVHGSACIRCDRVDGFPCLLGAKSDAQVICVDPALEHDNVTMVTRADVRRLETDPTGRSVTGVVAELGDGSTATFAADVVVVACGAVNSAVLLLRSANDKHPGGLANSSGTVGRHYMRHNNLALMAVSKEPNPTLFQKTLAVNDWYLGADDWDYPLGGIQMLGKSDAEQIHGEAPRWAGAVSPDMPFEVLAHHAVDFWLCGEDLPHPDNRVTLDADGGIHLALDEKNNTAGLKRLRHKLQGMLGQLGMHPHHLLSHSIYLHKGMPIGATAHQAGTVRFGTDPAASALDVNCRAHDVDNLYVVDTSFFPSIGAVNPSLTAIANALRVGDHIADRLR
- the zwf gene encoding glucose-6-phosphate dehydrogenase, whose product is MTTRQMDALVIFGATGDLAKLETFPALVGLVDRGVLDVPIVGVAKAGWDLQQFRGYAEASLTLNGMDPKSPAATKMLGLLRYVDGDLDDDATYTAMSEAMGAGGRALYYLEVPPPLFGRIARGIATAGRAKDARIMVEKPFGTDLASARELNATMHEHFPEDAVYRVDHWLGLDPVENVLFARFANSVIEPLLNRTHVESIQITMAEAFDVSDRGRFYDRTGAVRDVIQNHMLQVLATVLADPPSGQGLSAWRDSKALAVTSLQPLDADHIVRGQYDGYLDVAGVDPKSTVETYAAIRLAADSWRWADVPIVIRAGKCLPVTATEVSIRFRRAPHDVFGLRPVPATNMLRFRIWPETQVAFTLAGKQPGGGWQAKHEELAFSEIPGSDMRPYDRLIGAALDGDRWLFARQDTVEAAWRIVDPVLGDAVPVHPYARGTWGPKEADALLAGDDTWYDPAG